A stretch of the Sphingobacterium thalpophilum genome encodes the following:
- a CDS encoding ABC transporter ATP-binding protein, whose product MSKSIHIKGLSFAYGKHTILRDVNVTFTKGKLSIILGRNGSGKSTLFNIIAGLERQYHGSVRIGETERRDWKVGKPGASKIGFLNQFHQTTFPFKVGDVVLTGRASFSRFVPAKEDFAAVDAILNKFSLAHLKSKAYTALSGGERQLILLCRILVQQPDLLLLDEPTNHLDLNYQIAVLQAAKDLANEGRTVVCVMHDPNMAYLFGDHFYLMQDNTLIDLQHRSREQVREQLEQTYQLPLNSMVNQGKWMFVPALKGSIPSSASLKVSEEEVKQVIGV is encoded by the coding sequence ATGAGCAAATCGATTCATATCAAGGGCCTTTCCTTTGCTTACGGTAAACATACCATTTTACGTGATGTCAATGTAACCTTTACAAAAGGCAAGCTTTCCATCATTTTAGGGCGGAATGGCAGCGGGAAATCGACATTATTCAACATCATTGCTGGCCTTGAACGACAGTATCATGGTTCGGTGCGGATTGGCGAAACGGAGCGGCGCGATTGGAAAGTAGGCAAACCCGGTGCCTCGAAGATAGGTTTCCTGAATCAGTTTCATCAGACGACTTTCCCATTTAAAGTAGGGGACGTGGTCTTAACGGGCAGGGCTTCATTTTCCCGCTTTGTACCAGCTAAGGAAGATTTTGCGGCAGTAGATGCTATTTTGAATAAATTTAGTCTGGCACATTTAAAGAGCAAAGCCTATACCGCATTGTCCGGAGGCGAACGGCAGCTGATATTACTCTGTCGTATACTTGTACAGCAGCCCGACTTACTGTTGTTGGATGAGCCCACCAACCACTTAGATCTCAATTATCAGATAGCCGTTTTGCAGGCGGCAAAGGACTTGGCGAATGAAGGGCGGACTGTCGTATGTGTCATGCATGATCCCAATATGGCTTATCTTTTTGGAGACCATTTCTATTTGATGCAGGATAATACCTTGATAGATCTGCAGCATAGGAGTAGAGAGCAGGTTCGTGAACAGCTCGAACAGACCTACCAACTACCGCTAAATTCCATGGTAAATCAGGGCAAGTGGATGTTCGTGCCCGCATTGAAGGGAAGTATCCCATCCTCTGCCAGTTTAAAGGTCTCTGAAGAAGAGGTAAAGCAGGTCATCGGAGTCTAG
- a CDS encoding FecCD family ABC transporter permease, which translates to MERFKKLSLLLLLPLLLLFLSLLVGSSQYVGLMELCQRIGLQLGIYRGHGSAVLTDNMDTILWQVRLPRILLTFMVGAALASSGGILQSIFRNPIVDPFTLGISSGSAFGAALAMLFPILPVNISAFLFGVCAVLLTYFVSNAGLKSSIIGMVLAGMVISGVFTAMLTLLQYISDPYKLQAIVQWTMGNLHTASWSKVYSACFPIIIGLAILILLRWKLNLLALGDQEAIAVGVNPKILKIVCIAVATMVTASAVAAVGVISLFGLIVPHISRMIFGPNNNIVVWANISIGGTFLLLIDDFSRAVMPFEIPIGVFTMIIGAPLFIYLMRRNEINWNS; encoded by the coding sequence ATGGAACGATTCAAGAAACTTTCTTTACTGCTGTTGTTGCCGCTACTGCTGCTGTTCTTATCGCTGCTGGTCGGCTCAAGTCAATATGTTGGTTTGATGGAGTTATGTCAGCGCATAGGACTGCAGCTCGGCATATACAGAGGTCATGGTTCCGCCGTATTAACGGACAATATGGATACGATCTTATGGCAGGTACGCCTTCCAAGGATTCTTTTAACTTTTATGGTCGGTGCAGCACTAGCGTCCTCTGGAGGCATATTGCAATCCATTTTCAGAAATCCGATCGTGGATCCCTTTACGCTGGGAATATCGTCTGGATCTGCGTTCGGGGCCGCCTTGGCAATGTTATTCCCAATTCTACCGGTAAATATTTCAGCATTCTTGTTTGGAGTGTGTGCGGTATTATTGACGTATTTTGTGTCGAATGCCGGATTGAAAAGCTCTATCATTGGCATGGTTCTCGCCGGCATGGTCATTTCTGGTGTCTTTACCGCAATGTTGACCCTATTGCAGTATATCAGTGATCCGTACAAGCTGCAAGCTATTGTGCAATGGACAATGGGGAATCTTCATACCGCTTCTTGGTCAAAAGTATATTCGGCCTGTTTCCCAATAATAATCGGACTGGCCATATTGATCCTTCTGCGATGGAAGTTAAATTTATTGGCTTTGGGTGATCAAGAAGCCATCGCTGTTGGTGTAAATCCAAAGATACTGAAAATCGTCTGCATCGCTGTGGCAACTATGGTTACGGCATCGGCAGTGGCAGCGGTGGGCGTCATAAGCTTGTTCGGGCTCATTGTGCCGCATATAAGCCGGATGATTTTTGGACCCAACAACAATATTGTGGTATGGGCTAATATCAGTATCGGCGGAACATTCCTCTTGCTTATAGATGATTTTTCACGGGCTGTAATGCCCTTCGAAATACCTATCGGCGTATTTACAATGATCATTGGTGCTCCGCTTTTTATTTATCTGATGCGCCGTAATGAAATTAACTGGAACTCATGA
- a CDS encoding ABC transporter substrate-binding protein, with protein MKIIKQYIGLALLFILLQACQNRQHSSATDTVKAIDSRGQEIALVKPAQRVVVLFSSLVDEVYMLQAENSLVGIPEQVYHMEDTYAFLSRLDPRIARKSIPTPTLGGQANNVESIVALNPDLVLTFNTDQDNIAQLENLGIPVFTFSSKDERSIFSELIGAGTLLGKKERAEEIVQFVDAEVKKMVLPADQTKKKVYYAWSKGRVLSTSGKGSLIDMAIRLSGATNACPLTMEAPNVGAETIYKWNPDLIILWNSKLSDVYHLKELAALPAVKNKQVFVMTPSFPFDPHTVKFMLFAKQVRHWCLESYTEGQLKNDLAIAFEKLYGKPGLLQ; from the coding sequence ATGAAAATAATTAAACAATATATTGGGCTGGCATTGCTGTTTATTCTACTGCAAGCATGCCAGAATAGACAGCATAGTTCAGCTACTGATACTGTGAAAGCCATTGACAGTCGCGGGCAGGAAATTGCCTTGGTGAAGCCTGCACAACGAGTGGTAGTGCTGTTCTCGTCTTTGGTTGACGAAGTCTATATGCTACAGGCTGAGAACAGTCTCGTGGGTATCCCCGAACAGGTGTATCATATGGAAGATACCTACGCATTTTTGTCCAGATTAGACCCTCGCATCGCCCGAAAAAGTATTCCTACACCTACACTTGGTGGACAAGCCAACAATGTGGAAAGTATCGTAGCGCTCAATCCGGATCTGGTACTAACTTTTAATACCGATCAGGATAACATTGCGCAACTGGAAAATCTCGGTATCCCTGTTTTCACTTTTTCTTCTAAAGACGAAAGAAGCATCTTCAGCGAATTAATCGGAGCTGGAACTTTATTGGGAAAAAAAGAACGTGCAGAGGAAATTGTGCAATTTGTGGATGCCGAAGTCAAAAAAATGGTGCTACCGGCGGACCAGACGAAAAAGAAAGTATATTATGCATGGTCAAAGGGTAGGGTGCTCTCCACTTCAGGAAAAGGTAGCCTTATTGACATGGCAATTCGTCTTTCGGGGGCGACCAATGCTTGTCCGCTGACAATGGAAGCTCCAAATGTAGGAGCAGAGACTATCTATAAGTGGAATCCCGATCTGATTATCCTTTGGAATTCGAAACTTTCTGATGTATATCATCTGAAAGAGCTTGCAGCATTACCAGCGGTCAAAAATAAACAGGTTTTTGTGATGACCCCGTCGTTTCCTTTTGATCCACATACGGTGAAGTTTATGCTCTTCGCCAAGCAGGTGCGCCATTGGTGTCTTGAAAGTTATACGGAAGGACAGCTGAAGAACGACTTGGCAATAGCCTTCGAAAAGTTATATGGTAAACCGGGACTTCTCCAATAA
- the hypB gene encoding hydrogenase nickel incorporation protein HypB yields MSDNMSNPKSLGNRVGSVQCENTTLHLLKANDFVAKSIRERLKDVCVVNVCSSPGSGKTTLMQETGKRLSKELNIAVLVGDPETERDAVRMREVGINALQIVTGGMCHIEAQMILQALDHINIEDIDLLFIENVGNLLCPSAFDLGEDYRVTLLATTEGDDKPKKYPRMFLTSELMLVSKADLLPYVPFSVDAVTKDAQEVNPNLEVITISTLNGDGLDIWCDWLKAKVQRKKQQYSELETK; encoded by the coding sequence ATGTCAGACAATATGTCAAATCCAAAGAGTTTAGGTAACCGGGTAGGCTCGGTTCAATGTGAAAATACAACACTACACCTGTTAAAAGCCAATGATTTCGTCGCTAAAAGTATCCGCGAACGTTTAAAAGATGTGTGTGTGGTCAATGTATGTTCTTCTCCGGGCTCAGGCAAAACCACTTTGATGCAGGAAACAGGAAAACGTCTCTCCAAAGAGCTGAATATCGCTGTCCTGGTTGGGGACCCCGAAACTGAGCGTGATGCTGTCAGAATGCGGGAAGTCGGCATCAATGCCTTGCAGATCGTCACTGGCGGAATGTGCCACATTGAAGCACAAATGATCTTACAGGCTTTAGATCATATTAATATTGAAGACATCGACCTTTTGTTTATTGAAAATGTTGGAAACTTACTTTGCCCATCAGCATTCGACCTAGGAGAAGATTACCGTGTTACACTCCTCGCCACTACTGAAGGAGATGACAAACCGAAAAAATATCCGCGCATGTTTTTGACAAGTGAATTGATGCTTGTATCGAAAGCAGATTTGTTGCCTTATGTCCCTTTCTCTGTGGATGCTGTAACGAAGGACGCACAGGAGGTGAATCCGAATTTGGAGGTCATCACGATCAGTACGTTAAATGGCGACGGTTTGGATATCTGGTGTGACTGGCTGAAAGCGAAGGTTCAACGGAAAAAACAACAATACAGCGAGCTGGAAACCAAGTAG
- a CDS encoding hydrogenase maturation nickel metallochaperone HypA/HybF — MHELSIVKDIFDTLGSHYGSRVDDIQKIQVTAGLLSNVQPVLIQNAFDAFIIENAHYRDMEMEVVVNDIIAFCESCQKNFPVHFHRFVCDCGQPSNTIVQGNELYISKVIFK, encoded by the coding sequence ATGCACGAGCTAAGTATAGTAAAGGATATCTTTGACACGTTGGGCTCACATTATGGGAGCAGAGTGGATGATATCCAAAAGATTCAGGTTACTGCAGGACTGCTGTCCAATGTACAGCCTGTACTGATTCAAAACGCGTTTGACGCTTTTATCATCGAAAACGCGCACTATCGCGATATGGAAATGGAAGTCGTGGTCAACGATATTATCGCCTTCTGTGAAAGCTGTCAGAAGAATTTTCCTGTCCATTTTCACCGATTTGTTTGCGACTGTGGGCAGCCATCTAATACGATTGTTCAGGGAAATGAACTTTATATTTCGAAAGTAATTTTTAAATAA
- the katG gene encoding catalase/peroxidase HPI, with the protein MDNNEKDISKCPFHNGTMRNPVAGGGTQNQDWWPDRLRVDLLRQHDAKSNPMGSDFDYAEAFRQLDLEAVKRDLHALMTDSQDWWPADFGHYGPLFIRMAWHSAGTYRVGDGRGGANTGQQRFAPLNSWPDNVSLDKARRLLWPIKQKYGKNISWADLLILTGNVALESMGFKTFGYAGGRVDAFEPELDVYWGSEKTWLGGDVRYSHGSEGVADAHGVLSADDDADGKIHSRDLEKPLAAVQMGLIYVNPEGPDGNPDPIAAAKDIRDTFGRMAMNDEETVALIAGGHTFGKTHGAGPADNVGKEPEAAAIEQQGLGWKSSFNTGVGADAITSGLEVIWTQKPTEWSNLFFKNLFENDWELTKSPAGAHQWVAKGTDASIPDPFDPNKKRRPTMLTTDLSLRFDPIYEKISRRFYEDPDAFADAFARAWFKLTHRDLGPRERYLGPDVPAEVLLWQDPVPAVDHALVDESDVEELKSAILASGLRIAELVSVAWASASTFRGSDMRGGANGARIRLAPQRYWKVNNPTQLQKVLAVLEHIQQEFNGKQLTGKKISIADLIVLGGVAAIEKAIQAAGYTIKVPFQPGRMDASKEQTDVESMGYLEPIADGFRNYRKGAYTVSTEALLIDKAQLLTLSVPELTVLIGGMRVLETNYDGSQTGVLTERPGQLTNDFFVNLLDMRTAWKAISPDRELFEGTERKDGSRKWLASRADLVFGSNAELRAVAEIYGSADGGEKFVKDFVAAWNKVMELDRFDLHR; encoded by the coding sequence ATGGACAACAACGAAAAAGACATCAGCAAATGCCCCTTTCACAATGGAACGATGCGTAATCCAGTGGCGGGGGGTGGAACCCAGAATCAGGATTGGTGGCCGGACCGGCTCAGGGTGGATCTTTTGAGACAGCATGACGCAAAATCAAATCCTATGGGGTCTGATTTCGATTATGCAGAGGCTTTCAGACAGTTGGACCTGGAGGCGGTGAAGCGGGATCTACATGCGTTAATGACAGACTCTCAGGACTGGTGGCCTGCAGATTTTGGTCATTATGGTCCCTTGTTTATCCGTATGGCCTGGCACAGTGCAGGCACTTATCGTGTGGGAGATGGTAGAGGTGGTGCTAATACCGGCCAGCAGCGTTTTGCCCCTTTGAATAGTTGGCCTGATAACGTGAGCCTGGATAAGGCGCGCCGCCTATTGTGGCCGATAAAACAAAAATATGGCAAAAATATCTCCTGGGCCGATTTATTGATATTGACCGGTAATGTGGCTTTGGAATCAATGGGATTCAAAACTTTTGGCTATGCCGGTGGAAGGGTGGATGCCTTTGAACCTGAACTTGATGTCTATTGGGGCTCCGAAAAGACCTGGCTAGGTGGTGACGTACGCTACTCACATGGTTCGGAAGGTGTGGCTGACGCACATGGTGTATTGTCCGCTGATGATGATGCCGATGGCAAAATACACTCCCGCGACTTGGAAAAACCCTTAGCGGCAGTCCAGATGGGGCTGATTTACGTGAATCCCGAAGGACCAGACGGGAATCCAGACCCTATAGCTGCTGCCAAAGATATCCGTGACACGTTTGGCCGCATGGCAATGAACGATGAAGAAACAGTAGCGCTGATTGCCGGTGGTCATACCTTTGGCAAGACCCATGGTGCAGGGCCCGCGGATAATGTAGGCAAGGAACCTGAAGCTGCAGCAATAGAACAGCAGGGGCTGGGGTGGAAAAGTAGTTTTAATACCGGAGTAGGCGCAGATGCGATTACCAGCGGGTTAGAAGTAATCTGGACCCAGAAGCCTACGGAGTGGTCCAACCTCTTTTTCAAAAATCTTTTTGAAAACGACTGGGAGTTAACCAAAAGTCCGGCCGGTGCACATCAGTGGGTGGCAAAAGGAACGGATGCCAGTATTCCCGATCCTTTTGATCCCAACAAAAAGCGCCGGCCTACGATGTTGACAACAGATTTATCCTTACGCTTTGACCCGATCTATGAAAAGATTTCCCGTAGATTTTACGAAGATCCTGACGCTTTTGCAGATGCTTTCGCACGCGCATGGTTTAAATTGACACATAGGGATTTAGGACCTCGTGAGCGTTATCTAGGGCCCGATGTGCCGGCCGAAGTATTGTTGTGGCAGGATCCTGTGCCGGCTGTAGATCATGCTTTGGTGGACGAAAGCGATGTAGAGGAGCTGAAATCGGCAATACTTGCTTCTGGGTTGCGTATTGCCGAACTTGTGTCGGTCGCCTGGGCTTCGGCTTCCACTTTCCGTGGATCAGATATGCGCGGGGGAGCAAACGGTGCCCGGATAAGATTGGCGCCGCAGCGGTACTGGAAGGTCAATAATCCGACCCAATTGCAAAAAGTACTCGCCGTGCTCGAGCATATACAACAGGAATTCAACGGCAAACAGCTTACCGGAAAGAAGATATCTATCGCAGATCTGATTGTCCTTGGCGGAGTGGCTGCCATCGAAAAGGCGATTCAAGCTGCTGGATATACGATAAAAGTTCCTTTCCAGCCCGGGCGTATGGATGCAAGCAAGGAACAGACAGACGTCGAATCGATGGGCTATCTCGAGCCTATTGCTGATGGCTTCCGAAATTATCGAAAAGGTGCCTATACAGTTTCTACCGAAGCACTGTTGATAGATAAAGCCCAGCTGCTGACCTTGTCTGTGCCAGAATTAACCGTGCTCATTGGTGGTATGCGTGTACTCGAAACAAATTATGATGGATCGCAGACGGGTGTTTTAACCGAGCGTCCCGGACAGCTGACTAATGATTTCTTTGTGAACTTGCTGGATATGCGGACGGCTTGGAAGGCGATATCTCCCGACCGCGAATTGTTCGAAGGAACAGAGCGTAAGGACGGTTCAAGAAAATGGCTCGCGTCACGCGCCGATCTGGTATTCGGTTCGAATGCCGAGTTACGAGCAGTAGCCGAAATCTATGGTAGCGCTGATGGCGGTGAAAAATTCGTCAAGGATTTTGTCGCTGCGTGGAATAAAGTCATGGAATTAGACCGTTTTGATCTACATCGTTAA
- a CDS encoding DUF4126 domain-containing protein, protein MGELSTYFVSAFIGIGLAAATGFRVFMPLFLLSLGSRLELFQVDSEWAWTGSNLVLMTTSVAMLIEVLAFYIPVVDNMLDGLSIPLAAISGTALFALQFTEIDPLFRWSMAILAGGGTAATISTAMAGTRAATSLGTAGLGNFVVATLETIGSTILTILALFVPFMAILVVIGLFYFFWKFGKKQFRRKWRKTKKG, encoded by the coding sequence ATGGGAGAGCTATCTACTTATTTCGTCAGCGCTTTTATCGGCATCGGCCTGGCTGCCGCTACAGGATTCCGCGTGTTTATGCCCTTATTTTTGCTGAGTCTAGGCAGTAGGCTGGAACTATTCCAAGTAGACAGCGAATGGGCCTGGACAGGTTCAAACTTAGTTTTGATGACGACAAGTGTTGCCATGTTGATCGAGGTCCTGGCCTTTTACATCCCCGTCGTTGATAATATGTTGGACGGGCTGTCGATTCCATTAGCGGCTATTTCAGGAACGGCTTTGTTTGCCCTACAATTTACAGAGATAGACCCACTCTTCCGCTGGAGCATGGCAATCCTGGCCGGCGGCGGGACTGCGGCAACGATCAGTACGGCGATGGCGGGCACACGTGCCGCCACCTCCTTGGGTACCGCCGGTCTTGGAAATTTCGTCGTTGCGACTCTGGAAACTATCGGCTCAACTATTTTGACCATATTGGCGCTATTTGTCCCGTTTATGGCTATCCTTGTCGTGATCGGTTTATTCTATTTTTTCTGGAAATTCGGGAAGAAACAATTTCGAAGGAAGTGGCGAAAAACTAAAAAGGGCTAA
- a CDS encoding Hsp20/alpha crystallin family protein yields the protein MFKRNQQTRAYSNYNRFCGQHFKDRFEKFQQHFFEDGGRAHDAAAVPVNIAENAEFYEVQVFAAGRKKEQFQVSINDGILKISCTENENDNAAYIYKEQPGAAFEREFQLNEQVLTDNVHASFEEGVLTVILPKDLENIKTPKEVVID from the coding sequence ATGTTTAAAAGAAATCAACAGACTAGAGCATATTCAAATTATAATAGATTTTGCGGTCAGCATTTTAAAGACCGTTTCGAAAAATTTCAGCAGCATTTTTTCGAAGATGGCGGCAGAGCACATGATGCGGCGGCTGTTCCCGTAAATATTGCTGAGAATGCCGAATTCTATGAAGTACAGGTATTTGCCGCCGGCCGAAAAAAAGAACAATTTCAGGTAAGCATCAACGATGGGATTTTAAAGATTTCCTGTACGGAAAATGAAAATGACAATGCAGCATATATTTATAAAGAACAACCAGGTGCAGCATTCGAGCGCGAATTCCAGTTAAATGAGCAGGTGCTGACCGACAATGTGCACGCTAGTTTTGAAGAGGGTGTCTTGACAGTAATTCTACCCAAGGACTTGGAGAACATCAAGACGCCGAAGGAGGTGGTCATCGATTAA
- a CDS encoding RNA polymerase sigma factor, protein MAEKNSRSFTDIVKTYGSQLLRFVKGKVKKAEDAEDILQEVWYQLSRLTNMDELENASAWLYAVTRNKITDSYRKKKSESLDELLEGDEEGESAFPVRQFLLVDDSNNAELKLFKDIFWDELMKALEELPEKQRRVFILNEMEEKTLQEIADMENENLKTIISRKGYAVKHLRLRLRSLYEELKF, encoded by the coding sequence ATGGCAGAGAAAAATTCCAGATCATTTACGGATATTGTCAAGACTTATGGAAGCCAGCTGCTACGTTTTGTAAAAGGTAAAGTAAAAAAGGCAGAGGACGCTGAAGATATCTTACAAGAAGTATGGTATCAATTGAGCCGGCTGACCAATATGGACGAACTGGAAAATGCCAGCGCATGGTTGTATGCGGTGACGCGTAATAAGATTACTGATAGTTATCGAAAAAAGAAAAGTGAATCGCTCGATGAACTCCTGGAAGGGGACGAAGAAGGTGAATCCGCTTTTCCGGTGCGTCAGTTTCTCCTTGTAGATGACTCTAATAATGCAGAACTTAAACTGTTCAAAGATATTTTTTGGGACGAATTGATGAAAGCATTGGAAGAATTGCCGGAAAAACAACGTCGGGTGTTTATTCTCAACGAGATGGAAGAAAAAACGCTCCAGGAGATCGCCGACATGGAAAATGAAAATCTAAAGACGATCATTAGCCGAAAGGGCTACGCAGTTAAGCATTTGCGCCTCCGTTTGCGGAGTCTGTACGAGGAATTAAAATTTTAA